A genomic segment from Luteibacter aegosomatis encodes:
- a CDS encoding GIY-YIG nuclease family protein: MWCVYLIECRNGSWYAGITNDLEARYAAHVAGSGARYTRAHPPVRLLGSRPFPDRSAASKAEYALKRLPRERKLAWLLDGAQ; this comes from the coding sequence ATGTGGTGCGTCTATCTCATCGAATGCCGCAACGGCAGCTGGTACGCCGGGATCACCAACGATCTCGAGGCGCGCTACGCCGCGCACGTGGCGGGCAGCGGAGCACGCTACACGCGTGCCCATCCCCCCGTGCGGCTGCTCGGCTCCCGCCCGTTTCCCGATCGCTCGGCCGCCTCGAAGGCCGAGTACGCGCTCAAGCGCCTGCCCAGGGAACGAAAGCTGGCCTGGTTGCTCGACGGCGCTCAGTGA
- a CDS encoding DUF3224 domain-containing protein, which produces MTHTAKGTFDVKIEPDGTPDEGEGSTLGTFLLTKRYHGPLNAESHGHMISAASTAEKHSAAYAAVERLTGSLDGRSGSFALVHRGIMSPGGRELRIAIVPDSGTGELKGISGTLDIDITPDRTHHYVLEYTLPGGDVH; this is translated from the coding sequence ATGACCCACACCGCGAAAGGTACGTTCGACGTCAAGATCGAGCCCGACGGCACGCCCGACGAGGGCGAAGGCAGCACGCTGGGAACCTTCCTCCTGACCAAGCGCTATCACGGCCCGCTCAACGCGGAGTCCCACGGCCACATGATTTCCGCCGCCAGCACCGCCGAGAAACATTCCGCGGCCTATGCCGCCGTGGAGCGGCTCACCGGGTCACTGGACGGCAGGAGCGGCAGCTTCGCGCTCGTGCATCGCGGCATCATGTCGCCGGGGGGACGCGAGCTGCGTATCGCCATCGTTCCGGATTCGGGTACGGGTGAACTCAAGGGCATCAGCGGCACGCTCGATATCGATATCACGCCGGATCGAACGCATCATTATGTTCTCGAATACACCCTGCCCGGCGGCGACGTTCACTGA
- a CDS encoding 2OG-Fe(II) oxygenase yields the protein MSGNERQHTKVTPDWHRWIAESLQAGSRAVDILQTMLDNGFAERAAWTAIDDAYSVNGTSPVASSTERTVFRSRLADGHELDAGDRTVRVLARIARPAVAVLDGVLSAEECRAFRDMAARRLTRSAVVDRDHGRHAVMDIRTSDGAYFQRAENELVALVDRRVSALMHLPEEHGEGLQVMRYGIGGEYQPHFDYFDPADKGSLPHLNTGGQRVSTLIMYLNDVEAGGETIFPRIDFSVVPREGQGLYFEYDTPEGGLDPLTLHGGAPVTRGEKWIVTKWMRERAFPG from the coding sequence ATGTCCGGAAACGAACGACAACACACGAAGGTTACGCCCGATTGGCACCGCTGGATAGCCGAGTCCCTGCAGGCCGGCTCGCGTGCGGTCGACATCCTGCAGACGATGCTCGACAACGGATTCGCGGAGCGCGCGGCCTGGACCGCCATCGACGACGCTTACTCGGTGAACGGCACGTCGCCCGTCGCGTCGTCGACGGAACGCACCGTGTTCCGCAGCCGCCTGGCCGACGGCCACGAACTCGATGCGGGTGACCGGACGGTGCGAGTCCTCGCGCGCATCGCCCGTCCCGCCGTGGCCGTGCTCGACGGCGTGTTGTCCGCGGAGGAATGCAGGGCTTTCCGCGACATGGCGGCGCGGCGCCTGACGCGTTCCGCCGTCGTGGACCGGGATCATGGCCGGCATGCGGTGATGGATATCCGTACCAGTGACGGCGCTTATTTCCAACGCGCGGAAAACGAACTGGTCGCGCTGGTCGATCGACGCGTTTCCGCCTTGATGCACTTGCCCGAGGAACATGGCGAGGGCTTGCAGGTGATGCGCTATGGCATCGGCGGCGAATACCAGCCGCACTTCGACTATTTCGATCCGGCCGACAAGGGCAGCCTGCCGCACCTGAACACGGGCGGCCAGCGGGTATCCACGTTGATCATGTACCTCAACGACGTGGAAGCCGGTGGCGAGACGATCTTCCCGCGCATCGATTTCAGTGTCGTGCCCAGGGAAGGCCAGGGGCTGTATTTCGAATACGACACGCCGGAAGGCGGCCTGGATCCGCTCACGCTGCATGGTGGCGCCCCGGTGACCCGGGGCGAGAAATGGATCGTTACCAAATGGATGCGGGAGCGGGCGTTTCCCGGCTGA
- a CDS encoding GNAT family N-acetyltransferase gives MCDIPVIETARLRLTALNERHFDDYASMLADADSTRWIGDGQPLDRMNAWRSMAMLLGHWALRGCGMWAIELRETGEFIGRAGLMKPEGWPDLELGWMLKPDHRHHGYATEAGAAILDYAWNRMHAQRVISLVRIGNEASDHVAERLGGEHIDNIDFLGGATHLFAYYPPHREVRRAS, from the coding sequence ATCTGCGACATCCCCGTAATCGAAACCGCGCGGCTGCGGCTCACCGCGCTCAACGAACGTCACTTCGACGACTACGCGAGCATGCTCGCCGACGCCGACAGCACGCGCTGGATCGGTGACGGCCAGCCGCTCGACCGCATGAACGCCTGGCGTTCGATGGCCATGCTGCTGGGCCATTGGGCGTTGCGCGGCTGCGGCATGTGGGCGATCGAACTTCGCGAAACGGGCGAATTCATCGGCCGCGCCGGTCTGATGAAGCCTGAAGGCTGGCCCGACCTGGAACTGGGCTGGATGCTAAAGCCCGATCACCGTCACCATGGTTATGCCACCGAGGCGGGCGCGGCGATCCTCGACTACGCGTGGAACCGCATGCATGCGCAACGCGTGATCAGTCTCGTGCGCATCGGCAACGAGGCCTCCGATCACGTCGCGGAGCGACTGGGCGGAGAGCACATCGACAACATCGATTTCCTCGGCGGCGCGACCCACTTGTTCGCGTATTACCCGCCCCACCGCGAAGTGCGTCGCGCCAGCTGA
- a CDS encoding SET domain-containing protein-lysine N-methyltransferase: MILPRYRIAASGIPGAGKGLFVEEFVAAGQVVTAPDAIDRTYAWKEIERSPDLHAAARWFGDRYTLSPDWPDECYVNHSFDPTGLWHLGFIFAAKDLPQGTEITVDYRHLLAPGQEEDFNDALTGEKIVGLSWPESLASSTRALAALIG; the protein is encoded by the coding sequence ATGATCCTGCCGCGTTATCGCATCGCCGCTTCGGGTATTCCCGGGGCCGGCAAGGGGTTGTTCGTCGAGGAATTCGTGGCCGCCGGCCAGGTCGTCACCGCGCCCGACGCCATCGACCGCACCTACGCCTGGAAAGAGATCGAGCGTTCCCCCGATCTCCACGCCGCCGCACGCTGGTTCGGCGACCGCTACACGCTCTCGCCCGATTGGCCCGACGAGTGCTACGTGAACCACAGTTTCGATCCCACCGGGCTCTGGCACCTCGGGTTCATCTTCGCTGCTAAAGACTTGCCGCAAGGCACTGAAATCACGGTCGATTATCGCCACCTGCTCGCTCCGGGACAGGAGGAGGACTTTAACGACGCGCTCACTGGTGAGAAAATAGTCGGCTTGTCCTGGCCGGAAAGCCTGGCGTCGAGTACCCGCGCGCTGGCGGCACTGATCGGCTGA
- a CDS encoding ComEA family DNA-binding protein: MNRYLSTLTAMLLASPAFASTPVNVNTADASTLAQSLDGVGLAKAKAIVAWRDANGAFESADQLTDVKGIGPSLIDRNRDAILLADGKPAKKKAKTASKPRATESDE, encoded by the coding sequence ATGAATCGATACCTTTCCACCCTCACCGCGATGCTGCTCGCCTCGCCCGCTTTCGCTTCCACGCCGGTCAACGTCAATACCGCCGACGCGTCCACCCTCGCGCAGTCGCTCGACGGCGTGGGGCTGGCGAAAGCCAAGGCCATCGTCGCCTGGCGCGACGCCAACGGCGCCTTCGAATCCGCCGACCAGCTCACCGACGTCAAGGGCATCGGCCCCTCGTTGATCGACCGCAACCGCGACGCGATCCTGCTTGCCGACGGCAAGCCCGCGAAAAAGAAGGCGAAAACGGCCAGCAAGCCCCGCGCGACCGAAAGCGACGAGTAA
- a CDS encoding M20 family metallopeptidase — translation MDTSRITSFVSGLWDAEIVPQLVEYIRIPNKSPMFDAQWREHGYMDQAVTLMETWARSKLPAFDGATLEVVRLEGRTPLIYIDVPAQGMNGDKGTDETVVLYGHLDKQPEMTGWADDLGPWTPVIKGDKLYGRGGADDGYAIFGSLAALLALRDQGVPHARCVILIEACEESGSYDLPYYVDHLADRIGDPALVVCLDSGCGNYDQLWLTTSLRGMTGGNLTVQVLEEGVHSGDASGVVPSSFRILRQILGRLEDPATGRILPKELYVEIPPQRVEQARRSAEVLGTAVYDKFPFVEGMTPVSDDLTELVLNRTWRPQLAVTGVGGMPPLDSAGNVLRPKTAVKLSLRVPPTLSGAEAGRFLKQLLEKDPPYGAKVSFALEKDGSGWNAPALSPWLEEAVAQASEDYFGQPAAYMGEGGSIPFMGMLGEKFPKAQFLITGVLGPHSNAHGPNEFLHIPTGKRVSMLVASVVARHFQEAAKA, via the coding sequence ATGGATACCTCCCGCATCACTTCCTTCGTCAGCGGCCTCTGGGACGCGGAAATCGTCCCGCAACTGGTCGAGTACATCCGCATTCCGAACAAATCGCCGATGTTCGATGCGCAGTGGCGCGAGCACGGCTACATGGACCAGGCCGTGACGCTGATGGAAACCTGGGCCCGTTCCAAGCTGCCGGCCTTCGACGGGGCCACGCTCGAGGTGGTGCGCCTGGAAGGCCGCACGCCGCTGATCTACATCGACGTTCCCGCGCAGGGCATGAACGGCGACAAGGGCACCGACGAAACCGTCGTGCTTTACGGCCACCTCGACAAGCAGCCGGAGATGACGGGCTGGGCCGACGACCTCGGTCCGTGGACGCCGGTGATCAAGGGCGACAAGCTCTACGGCCGCGGTGGCGCCGACGACGGTTACGCCATCTTCGGTTCGCTGGCGGCGCTGCTGGCCTTGCGCGACCAGGGTGTTCCGCACGCGCGATGCGTGATCCTGATCGAGGCCTGCGAGGAGTCGGGCAGCTACGACCTGCCTTACTACGTCGACCACCTGGCCGACCGCATCGGCGACCCGGCCCTCGTGGTCTGCCTCGATTCGGGCTGCGGCAACTACGACCAGCTCTGGCTCACCACCTCGCTGCGCGGCATGACGGGCGGCAACCTGACGGTGCAGGTGCTCGAGGAGGGCGTGCATTCGGGCGACGCCTCGGGCGTGGTGCCGTCGAGCTTCCGCATCCTCCGCCAGATCCTCGGCCGCCTGGAGGATCCGGCCACCGGCCGCATCCTGCCGAAGGAGCTTTATGTCGAGATTCCGCCCCAGCGTGTCGAGCAGGCGCGCCGCTCGGCCGAGGTGCTGGGCACCGCGGTGTACGACAAGTTCCCGTTCGTCGAAGGCATGACGCCGGTCAGCGACGACCTCACCGAGCTGGTGCTCAACCGCACCTGGCGTCCGCAGCTGGCGGTGACGGGTGTCGGCGGCATGCCGCCGCTGGATAGCGCCGGCAACGTGCTGCGCCCCAAGACCGCCGTGAAGCTCAGCCTGCGTGTGCCGCCGACCCTGTCGGGAGCCGAAGCCGGGCGGTTCCTCAAGCAGCTGCTGGAGAAGGATCCCCCCTACGGCGCCAAGGTCAGCTTCGCCCTGGAGAAGGACGGCAGCGGCTGGAATGCTCCCGCGCTTTCGCCGTGGCTGGAGGAGGCGGTGGCCCAGGCCTCGGAAGACTACTTCGGACAACCCGCCGCCTACATGGGCGAGGGCGGCAGCATTCCCTTCATGGGCATGCTCGGCGAGAAATTCCCCAAGGCCCAGTTTCTGATCACCGGCGTGCTCGGTCCCCACTCGAACGCGCATGGTCCCAATGAGTTCCTGCACATCCCCACCGGCAAGCGGGTGAGCATGCTGGTGGCCAGCGTCGTCGCCCGCCACTTCCAGGAAGCGGCCAAGGCATGA
- a CDS encoding YggS family pyridoxal phosphate-dependent enzyme — translation MTADASTLAGRLAAVRARIDDACRDAGRDPAAVRLLPVSKTFGVDVVREAVAAGERRFGENKVQEIQAKAIELAAEHLEWVVIGHLQTNKAKAVAAHASEVQSLDRLDLAVALDKALQAQGRGIDVLVQLKTSTEPTKSGLEPERLLDFLRQLKPFSSLNVRGLMTLAEASDDEAVVRRCFRDLYRWRDRAREAGHAVERLSMGMSGDFALAIAEGSTEVRIGSAIFGARSGHP, via the coding sequence ATGACGGCCGACGCATCCACGCTCGCCGGCCGCCTCGCCGCCGTGCGGGCGCGGATCGACGACGCCTGCCGGGACGCGGGGCGCGATCCGGCGGCGGTGCGCCTGTTGCCGGTGAGCAAGACGTTCGGCGTCGACGTGGTGCGCGAAGCCGTGGCCGCCGGCGAGCGCCGCTTCGGCGAAAACAAGGTGCAGGAAATCCAGGCCAAGGCGATCGAACTGGCCGCCGAGCACCTGGAATGGGTGGTGATCGGCCACCTGCAGACCAACAAGGCCAAGGCCGTGGCGGCGCATGCCTCGGAGGTCCAGTCGCTGGACCGCCTCGACCTCGCCGTGGCGTTGGACAAGGCCCTGCAGGCGCAGGGTCGTGGCATCGACGTGCTGGTGCAGCTGAAAACCTCGACCGAGCCGACCAAGTCGGGCCTTGAGCCGGAACGCCTGCTGGACTTTCTCCGTCAGTTGAAACCGTTCTCCTCCTTGAACGTCAGGGGATTGATGACGTTGGCCGAAGCCTCCGACGACGAGGCCGTCGTCCGTCGCTGCTTTCGTGACCTGTATCGCTGGCGTGACAGGGCCAGGGAAGCCGGCCACGCCGTCGAGCGGCTGTCGATGGGCATGAGCGGCGACTTCGCCCTGGCCATTGCCGAGGGCAGTACCGAGGTTCGCATCGGCAGCGCGATTTTCGGGGCCCGAAGCGGCCACCCGTAA
- a CDS encoding C40 family peptidase codes for MHLKRLTALALATCCFASVTPAIADTVTAPKGLDQSASILLTDLPVFTPANALAQSTIPDVASLIAPKAPTVADNAAVDSDNPADDDDDDSLVAAATAKLAGHVDGHAREALLSFAMKLRDIRYHRGGRAPSTGFDCSGFVRYVFLHSIGLDLPTNSASQFLAGLKVKRNEMKTGDLVFFRTRGKAISHVGIYIDNGQFIHSPSAGKTVRVDSLNEAYWSKHFVGAKRPEGISNI; via the coding sequence ATGCATTTAAAGCGACTGACCGCTCTCGCGTTAGCCACCTGCTGTTTCGCCTCGGTTACGCCTGCCATCGCCGATACTGTCACGGCCCCGAAAGGTCTCGACCAGTCCGCTTCGATCCTCCTGACCGACCTGCCGGTGTTCACCCCGGCGAACGCGCTGGCCCAGTCCACCATTCCCGATGTCGCCTCGCTGATCGCGCCGAAGGCCCCCACGGTGGCCGACAACGCCGCCGTCGACAGCGACAACCCCGCCGACGACGATGACGACGACAGCCTCGTCGCCGCAGCTACCGCCAAGCTGGCCGGTCACGTCGACGGTCACGCCCGGGAGGCCCTCCTTTCCTTCGCCATGAAGCTGCGCGACATCCGTTACCACCGTGGCGGCCGCGCTCCTTCCACCGGTTTCGATTGCAGCGGCTTCGTCCGCTACGTGTTCCTCCACAGCATCGGCCTCGACCTGCCGACCAACTCGGCCAGCCAGTTCCTCGCCGGCCTCAAGGTCAAGCGCAACGAGATGAAGACGGGCGACCTCGTGTTCTTCCGCACGCGCGGCAAGGCCATTTCCCACGTGGGCATCTACATCGACAACGGCCAGTTCATCCACTCGCCGTCGGCCGGCAAGACCGTTCGCGTCGACAGCCTCAACGAGGCCTACTGGTCCAAGCATTTCGTGGGCGCGAAGCGTCCCGAGGGCATCAGCAACATCTGA
- a CDS encoding pseudouridine synthase, which produces MPARPSRATTPTYGLARVLSKRGICSRSQGEKAVREGRVRVDGRLVRDPEFPIVGHERIEFDGEGARAAAAVYIAVNKPRGLVVTASDERGRDTVYALLEGAGLPWLGAVGRLDKASEGLLLMSNDTVWASGITDPATHVPKTYHVQVSGQPDEATVAAMLHGVVDGGEPLKAGAASVLRRGEKTAWLEVTLDEGRNRHIRRLMSVLGFEVQRLVRVAIGGLVLGGLAKGQWRPLSADEVAALRRR; this is translated from the coding sequence ATGCCAGCACGACCGTCCCGCGCCACGACACCCACCTACGGCCTCGCCCGTGTGCTTTCCAAGCGCGGCATCTGCTCGCGAAGCCAGGGCGAGAAGGCCGTGCGCGAGGGTAGGGTGCGCGTGGACGGTCGGTTGGTTCGCGATCCCGAGTTTCCCATCGTGGGCCATGAGCGCATCGAATTCGACGGTGAAGGTGCACGGGCCGCGGCCGCCGTCTACATCGCCGTGAACAAGCCCCGGGGACTCGTGGTTACCGCATCGGACGAGCGGGGCAGGGACACGGTCTATGCCTTGCTCGAAGGCGCAGGGCTGCCGTGGCTCGGCGCCGTGGGTCGGCTGGACAAGGCCAGCGAAGGCCTGTTGCTGATGTCGAACGACACGGTGTGGGCGTCGGGTATCACCGACCCGGCCACGCACGTGCCCAAGACCTACCACGTGCAGGTGTCGGGACAGCCCGACGAAGCCACGGTGGCGGCCATGCTTCACGGCGTGGTCGACGGGGGGGAGCCGCTGAAGGCGGGCGCCGCGTCGGTACTGCGGCGGGGCGAGAAGACCGCCTGGCTCGAGGTGACGCTCGACGAGGGACGTAACCGCCACATCCGGCGGTTGATGTCGGTGCTGGGATTCGAGGTGCAGCGGTTGGTGCGGGTGGCTATCGGGGGCCTGGTGCTCGGCGGGTTGGCGAAAGGGCAGTGGAGGCCTCTGTCCGCCGATGAGGTTGCCG